The window ACTTCAACTTGCCGATGCGCCTCGGAGCCGAATATGTCGGTAAGGACAACCAGAAGCACGTTCCGGTGATGTTGCACCGTGCAGCCGTCGGTTCCATCGAACGCTTCCTCGGTATTCTTATCGAAGAATTCATGGGCGATTTCCCGTTGTGGCTCGCTCCGGTTCAGGCCCGCGTGCTCCCGATTTCTGAAAAGTTCGTGGACTACGCCAAGCAGGTCGAACGTGAACTCGTGAACGCCGGCGTCCGCGTCGAAGTTGACGAATCCAACGAAAAGCTCGGCTACAAGATCCGCCAGTGCGAATTGCAGAAGGTGCCGTACCTCCTCATCGTCGGCGAGAAGGAAGTGGCTGACGGAGTTGTGTCCGTGCGCCGTCGTAAAGAAGGTGACAAGGGCAGCATGACTGTCCAGGCCTTCCTCAACATGACCGCTGACGACCGCAAAGTTGTGCGGTAAAGTTCACTGAGCTTGCCGAAGTGAGCGCCGATTCGGTCGGTTCGGCAGGCTCACCGACCTTAAATTTTAAAACGCAGACTCGTTCAGGGCCTGCGTTTGTTGATGAAATCTATTTTCCCTACTTGTTTTCAACGCAGCGGATTGCCTTTTTCTGCAACTTTGGGGCAATCTTGATTTCGGGGATGGTGTCGGAGAGGGTAAATTCCTGATAATAGGCGGTCGTATCGCTTTCCTGCTCCGTTGTCCAGTAGTCTCCTTCCGGATAGCTGCTGAACATTAGGGAATAATAATCGTTCCCCTGGTAGTATTCGCGCAGTTTTTCCCAATCGTATTTCGAAGACACATGCCAACCTACAGGACAAAGCCCCTTGGCGTTCGTTTCAAGCGATGCGTACGAGTAATCTGCCCAAGAATACAGGCTGTCGACATCAAGGTCTTTTTCCGAAGAATCCTCCTCGGCAGAAGCTTTGTACAAGACAACAATCTGGGGCTCCGCTCTCTTTCCTAGTACACCCATGGCTTGCCCCCAGGTAAAGAGCGAATCTGCAAAGGTTCCATCGTTTACAACGAGATCTTTCACAAACCAGCGGGAATTTGTCGCCGATTCGTAATTCACCTTATAGATGTCTCCTCCATCGCACACAATGTAGTCAGAGCCATACGAGTAGGCAGTCGTCTTAACCGATATGTCATTGCAGACGACCAATTTGGAATTCCAGCTGTCGGAAAAATAAAAGTTAGAAAGCAAGCATGCAACCTCGTCGCCATCGAAATACAATTTGCGTGGACCATAGTCAAAGCCATAGGCGTATCTGTTTTTATTGTATTCATCTTCAACAAGTTCCGTGCGCTCTTTCTCAGTACCCTTATGATAGATTTTAAGTCTCATGCTTTTTCCAAGGTCATGTTCCTTTCCATCCACCTTGAGTGAAAGAAGAGGACGCTTCGCAATAACATAATAACGATCATCGTAAATTCCATATTCTGTTGTATCCTCATTTTTCGGATAATCGAACTGACAACTGGAATCTTTTACATTGAGCATAAACTTTCTTAATTCGTCCATATCGAGTTTTAGTGATATTCCCTTTTTGCTGGAAATCCCCGCCAGGTCATGCTTTACCACCGTAGAGTCCTGATAAAAGACAACAGTATCTCTTTTCCATTTTTCAATCGTATTGAAACCAACAAAATATACGGAGCAAGTTAAGGAATCATGATTGCAGTCATAATTTTGGACAAAGAGGACTTCGCCATCAGCCGTCACCAAGGAGTCGGAATACACATGATAAACAAGCATGCTGTCGGAATCGCAATCCGAACAAATTTCCTCTACCGTTTGTGTATTTGCGGAAGAAAGCATTTCGCTGTTACTGCAGGAAGTACCGACCGCAAGAATCAGAAAAGTCGTTAATAGCAGAAGAATTTTTCTCATGGTCTCTCCTCCAAATCATGGTTCAACATACAGCGGACAGCAAGAGTGTCATCCTTGGCAGATACACCCTGAATCCAGAAATCTCTATCAAAATCTTCCACCGCATCCGCCTTTTCAAGCAATTCCATATCTTTGCGGGTAGGAACATGCCAGCCGTTGGGGCATGCCGTTTGAGCCTCTTCCCAGGTGTATTTTTTGTTGCGGTAATTTTCGCCGAGCAAATACATCACTCGTCGGGAGGAATCTTGCACGCCCTCTGGGATGTACTGGTAACGAAGCACTTTGTAATTTCGTTCTTTGCAAATTAGACGCCCCGAAGCGTGCTCGCCATTATCCAAGAGGCATGCCGTAGCGGAGTCGTTATCCACAAAAATCTTGGAAGAGAGCCAGCAGGAATCCAGTTCAGCCCTGAAATGCATATTATAGGACGTATAGGTGTATTGCTGGCCTCGGCACCAATAATTGCCGTCACAATGTTCAAAATCCAAGCCCTCCGGATAGTGAATCAATGTATCCAGGTCCTTTATCTCGTAAGTGGAATCCATAAAGGCATAATAAAGATGCATTTTTTCGATGGACATTTCTGGCGGGAGCGTTACGTTGCACTGATGGTCCGCATGGAGCATGCGTTTTTTCAAGAACGACATGTCCAAGTGGAACTTCTTGGACTTTCCGCTCGAATCCCGAACGGCAAAACTAAATTCGAATGACGA of the uncultured Fibrobacter sp. genome contains:
- a CDS encoding FISUMP domain-containing protein, whose amino-acid sequence is MRKILLLLTTFLILAVGTSCSNSEMLSSANTQTVEEICSDCDSDSMLVYHVYSDSLVTADGEVLFVQNYDCNHDSLTCSVYFVGFNTIEKWKRDTVVFYQDSTVVKHDLAGISSKKGISLKLDMDELRKFMLNVKDSSCQFDYPKNEDTTEYGIYDDRYYVIAKRPLLSLKVDGKEHDLGKSMRLKIYHKGTEKERTELVEDEYNKNRYAYGFDYGPRKLYFDGDEVACLLSNFYFSDSWNSKLVVCNDISVKTTAYSYGSDYIVCDGGDIYKVNYESATNSRWFVKDLVVNDGTFADSLFTWGQAMGVLGKRAEPQIVVLYKASAEEDSSEKDLDVDSLYSWADYSYASLETNAKGLCPVGWHVSSKYDWEKLREYYQGNDYYSLMFSSYPEGDYWTTEQESDTTAYYQEFTLSDTIPEIKIAPKLQKKAIRCVENK